A window of Panicum virgatum strain AP13 chromosome 8K, P.virgatum_v5, whole genome shotgun sequence contains these coding sequences:
- the LOC120645408 gene encoding wall-associated receptor kinase 5-like, producing the protein MALQLSASASPPAPPIGQPGCNTTCGSVSVPYPFGFGHTHCYWPGLNLTCDTTHGGPPRLLLGDGTIRVTDIWVSGSEPTLRVVREGSLVNSSSTAAGGGGGWSASFGRGFTEHGYLLSFDNELVVFGCNVVATLLADGIGGPNSNNTAGRITGCASQCAKKFNSGGEFFIDTGDVEGVPSGDCSDGSSGCCRYPLTMPAPPTQVQAVQLYSGSDDAVEAAENQLPVNVFVAENGWIGNMSTRADEVGEVPFVLKWSVTRDLPPGPELDDRSRCADHVRRALCKSINSFCWNAIPGPGYTCQCEVGYDGNPYLAGAGGCKDINECDFSSEENGCFGECINTIGSMYCRCPHGTYGNPGVKGGCAKVNPTTGHLSIVLSKFIKKNKIALSAASGPVLLLLGLGIMLIPRKIEQHKMKVLKQKYFKQNRGQLLQQLMSQRADIAERMIIPLDELAKATNNFDKARELGGGGHGTVYKGILSDLHVVAIKKSKITVQKEINEFINEMAILSQVNHKNVVKLFGCCLETEVPLLVYEFISNGTLYHHLHVDGPRSLSWGNRLRIATEIATALAYLHSAVSIPIIHRDIKSTNILLDDTLTAKVSDFGASRYIPIDKTGLTTRVQGTIGYLDPLYFQTNRLTEKSDAYSFGVILVELLTRKKPSSYLSPEGDGLVSHFLDLHAERNLVEIIDPQVIEEGGEEVQEVAALAASCINLLRGDERPTMRQVEHTLEGLRGSKMRKNHGMVAADLENDSIEFRASSSTKQGQGFEESSRRYSLEQEMMMSARYPR; encoded by the exons ATGGCCCTGCAGCTCTCGGCATCCGCGTCGCCGCCAGCACCGCCGATAGGGCAGCCCGGCTGCAACACCACCTGCGGGAGCGTGAGCGTGCCGTACCCCTTCGGCTTCGGGCACACCCACTGCTACTGGCCGGGGCTCAACCTCACGTGCGACACCACCCACGGCGGCCCCCCGCGGCTGCTCCTCGGCGACGGCACCATCCGTGTCACCGACATCTGGGTCTCCGGCTCGGAGCCGACCCTGCGCGTCGTGCGCGAGGGCTCCCTCGTAAACTCCTCCTCAactgccgccggcggcggcggcgggtggagcgCCTCGTTCGGCCGCGGCTTCACGGAGCACGGCTACCTGCTGTCGTTCGACAACGAGCTCGTCGTCTTCGGGTGCAACGTCGTCGCAACGCTCCTGGCCGACGGCATCGGGGGACCGAATTCGAACAACACTGCTGGGAGAATCACCGGATGCGCCAGCCAATGCGCCAAGAAGTTCAATAGTGGCGGCGAATTCTTCATCGACACTGGGGACGTGGAGGGCGTCCCGAGCGGCGATTGCTCCGACGGATCCTCGGGGTGCTGCCGGTATCCGCTCACCATGCCCGCCCCGCCCACACAAGTGCAGGCCGTGCAGCTCTACAGCGGGAGCGACGACGCCGTGGAGGCGGCCGAGAACCAGCTGCCCGTGAACGTGTTCGTCGCCGAGAATGGGTGGATCGGCAACATGTCGACGCGCGCCGACGAGGTCGGGGAGGTTCCCTTCGTGCTCAAGTGGAGCGTCACGCGCGACCTGCCGCCGGGACCGGAACTGGACGACCGGAGCCGGTGCGCCGACCACGTACGCCGCGCGCTGTGCAAGAGCATAAACAGCTTTTGCTGGAACGCCATCCCAGGCCCAGGCTATACCTGCCAATGCGAGGTTGGTTACGACGGCAACCCttacctcgccggcgccggcggctgcaaAG ATATCAACGAGTGCGACTTCTCGAGTGAAGAGAATGGGTGCTTCGGTGAATGCATCAACACGATCGGCTCAATGTACTGCCGGTGCCCGCATGGAACCTATGGCAACCCCGGCGTCAAAGGTGGCTGTGCCAAGGTCAACCCCACTACAGGTCA CTTATCCATTGTTTTGTCTAAGTTCATCAAGAAAAACAAAATTGCTTTGTCAGCTGCCAGTGGCCCGGTGCTCCTTCTCTTGGGTCTTGGCATAATGTTAATACCCCGTAAGATTGAACAACACAAGATGAAAGTGCTGAAGCAAAAGTATTTCAAGCAAAACCGCGGACAATTGTTGCAGCAGTTGATGTCGCAAAGAGCGGATATTGCCGAGAGGATGATCATACCATTGGATGAGCTTGCAAAGGCGACAAACAATTTCGACAAAGCTCgtgaacttggtggtggagGACATGGTACTGTTTACAAAGGAATTTTATCGGATTTGCATGTTGTAGCCATCAAGAAGTCAAAGATTACAgtccaaaaagaaataaatgagTTCATAAATGAGATGGCAATTCTCTCACAAGTCAATCACAAGAATGTGGTCAAACTCTTTGGTTGTTGCTTGGAGACTGAGGTGCCATTGTTGGTTTATGAGTTTATTTCCAACGGAACCCTTTATCACCATCTTCATGTTGATGGGCCAAGGTCACTATCATGGGGCAACAGGTTAAGGATCGCCACAGAAATAGCTACTGCTCTTGCCTATCTTCACTCGGCAGTTTCAATCCCAATAATCCATAGGGACATCAAGTCCACTAACATACTTCTTGATGATACCTTGACAGCAAAGGTATCAGACTTTGGAGCTTCAAGGTACATTCCTATTGACAAAACAGGGTTGACAACAAGGGTTCAAGGGACAATAGGATACTTGGATCCATTGTACTTTCAGACCAATCGACTCACTGAGAAAAGTGATGCCTACAGTTTTGGAGTAATTCTTGTAGAGCTCCTTACTAGAAAGAAGCCATCTTCATATCTGTCACCTGAAGGTGATGGCCTGGTTTCTCATTTTCTAGACCTACATGCCGAGAGAAATCTTGTCGAGATAATAGATCCACAAGTTATAGAGGAGGGAGGCGAAGAAGTCCAAGAAGTTGCTGCGCTTGCAGCTTCATGTATAAACTTATTAAGAGGTGACGAAAGGCCAACAATGCGACAAGTGGAACATACACTAGAGGGCCTTCGAGGTTCCAAGATGCGTAAGAATCATGGTATGGTAGCAGCAGATTTGGAGAATGATAGCATCGAGTTTAGAGCTTCGTCATCAACAAAACAAGGACAAGGATTTGAGGAATCAAGCAGAAGATACAGTTTGGAGCAGGAGATGATGATGTCTGCAAGATACCCTAGGTAG